AAGATGCAAAAACAAAAGTTCTGACTCAGGATCAGGCCAGGAAATTAGCTTATAATTTAAATATATTTCTTATTGGTCTAGGAGGGACCAATGGTGGAATCATAGGGGCATTGGCAGGGGTTGGCCTTGCAGCAACAGGATGTGATGGTCGATTTTTGCTTGTGGGTACTATTCGTAGTCGTGAGGGAGATCAAGAAGTCAAGGAGATTTTGAAGACTGGTATCGAAGAGGTACTTACAATAGATGGACGTGTTGTCACGGATGGAATGATTAGAATTCGAAAATTTCCTCAACCAGTTAGAATTATGGGAAGACCGGTGTTACTTGTGGAGGAATTAGAGGGTGAATTGATCGCAGTAAAACGGGACTGAGGGAATAATGAGATGTCAAGAAGAACCTCAATTATATCAAAGAAAGATAACCAGGTTTTCTGATGGATTCTCTATTTTTTTGCTTGTTATTCTTATTTTTCTGATTGCTATTTCGGTTTTTTGTGGTAAGTATCAGGCAAGCCCATTTGATGCACTGTATCAAGTCATTCAAGGCAACAGTGTGTCAGGAGATTTAACAGGAATTGAAACTGTTTTTTGGGAAATTCGTGTTCCAAGGATTATTGCCGCAGTACTCGTTGGAACAGGATTGGCAATATCTGGAGCGGTATTACAGGGAATATTTAACAATCCTATTGTTTCACCACAATTTCTCGGAA
This DNA window, taken from Methanospirillum lacunae, encodes the following:
- a CDS encoding ABC transporter substrate-binding protein, giving the protein MVVYLALDDTDMPDSIGTGRLARFIADEMGKKYPVLCVTRHQFYVHPDIPYTSHNSGAVIHFADIPPESESQFCDEAIALMREKFILGSDPGLCFARHEQIIAPVITFGQDAKTKVLTQDQARKLAYNLNIFLIGLGGTNGGIIGALAGVGLAATGCDGRFLLVGTIRSREGDQEVKEILKTGIEEVLTIDGRVVTDGMIRIRKFPQPVRIMGRPVLLVEELEGELIAVKRD